The genomic stretch GCCCGAAGCGGATCTCGCGCAGGTTCTGCCCCCGCGCCGCCGCCGACCCCAGGAACAGGTTGTAGGGCACCACCGTCGTCCCCACGAGGCCCAGCAGGAGCAGCCCGGACCCGGTGGGGGCGGACGGGACGAACGATCCGCGCAGCACCTCCCCGACCGGCGGCCGCAGCATGACCGCGGTCACCAGGAAGGTGATGCCCATCACGCCCACCGTCGCCGCCAGCACGTTGGTGACCACCTTGGGCGTGCCCACCCAGAGAACGGCGAAGGTGACGAGGACGATGAGCACCGTGGCGGCGCGTGACGAGATGGGCGAGCCCAGCGCGGCGCCCGCCGCCGCGCCCAGTACGTTCCCGGCCTCGTACGCCGCGTTCCCCAGGACGATGGCCCCCAGGACCAGGAGGATCACGAGAAGGCCGGTGGCGCCGCCGCGGAAGCGGTCGCGGATGGCCTCGGCCAGGTTGCGGCCCGACACCACCGTCACGCGCGCGCTGGCCTCCTGCAGGACGACCGTGGCGATGGTCGAAAAGGTGAGCGCCCACAGCAGGCCGTATCCAAACTTCGCCCCGGCGGAGGCGGCGGTGGTCACCGTCCCCGGCCCGATGAACGCGGCGGGGATCAGCGACCAGAACAGCACCTGGAGAAAGCGCTTCATGGTTTGCGGAAGGAAGAAAGCGTGCGGCGCCGGCGGGATGCGCGTAATGTACACGGACCCTCCTTCCCCCGCACCCGTGCCGCATCGGCAGGAGCGCCGCCGAACCG from Longimicrobium sp. encodes the following:
- a CDS encoding Nramp family divalent metal transporter produces the protein MKRFLQVLFWSLIPAAFIGPGTVTTAASAGAKFGYGLLWALTFSTIATVVLQEASARVTVVSGRNLAEAIRDRFRGGATGLLVILLVLGAIVLGNAAYEAGNVLGAAAGAALGSPISSRAATVLIVLVTFAVLWVGTPKVVTNVLAATVGVMGITFLVTAVMLRPPVGEVLRGSFVPSAPTGSGLLLLGLVGTTVVPYNLFLGSAAARGQNLREIRFGLTVAVVLGGLISMGILVAGAGLRGTFSYEAVSAMLSGRLGGWAGAMFAWGLFAAGFSSAITAPLAAAVTAGSLFEDGTGRWHPRGPRYRAVWMGVLAVGAAFGLAGVPPIPAIILAQALNGVVLPFAAVFLLVVVNDRALMGDDGINRPATNVVMSAVVAATLVLGVSGVLKAGASAFGGTPTEGRILATAGGIAGVLLVPLLLWVRRARAGHPVV